The following proteins come from a genomic window of Synechococcus sp. BIOS-E4-1:
- a CDS encoding Nif11-like leader peptide family RiPP precursor, with protein MSEEQLKAFKKKIKNDSKLQDKIKATTDPSAIAEIAKELGFLISLSDLADGLGIDELDGVEWGID; from the coding sequence ATGTCCGAAGAGCAACTTAAAGCATTCAAGAAAAAGATCAAAAATGACTCAAAATTGCAAGACAAAATCAAAGCAACAACAGATCCAAGTGCCATCGCAGAAATCGCTAAAGAATTGGGTTTTTTGATTTCTCTATCAGACCTAGCGGACGGCCTCGGCATAGACGAACTCGATGGAGTTGAATGGGGCATTGACTGA
- a CDS encoding DUF3303 domain-containing protein, translating into MARFMIQWSAPDPASEEYAKAIVDYIKGGKPMDEFAGFKLLARQIHPHTGGGVLLVEADNLAAVQKHTYPWTKGLGVTAEIIPGLSDEEFVELEEGLNKV; encoded by the coding sequence ATGGCACGCTTCATGATCCAGTGGTCCGCTCCCGATCCAGCTAGTGAGGAGTACGCCAAGGCGATTGTGGATTACATCAAGGGAGGCAAGCCCATGGATGAATTCGCCGGTTTCAAGCTGCTAGCGCGCCAGATCCACCCTCACACCGGTGGAGGCGTGCTGCTGGTGGAAGCCGACAACCTGGCAGCAGTGCAGAAGCACACCTATCCCTGGACCAAAGGCCTCGGCGTCACGGCTGAGATCATCCCCGGCCTCAGCGATGAAGAGTTTGTCGAGCTGGAAGAGGGATTGAATAAGGTCTGA
- a CDS encoding EamA family transporter, with the protein MVRGLIWGISTCFVFSFYIVLSKYLLAHFSAPWLLLASGVGIVALIPSVVKRSNVYKSWDHKQWRLVILMALLSGLYNFSILLSINYLPTSIATMFIGLSSVTLLLRTCGIEARSPLLLEVLAVIFAVVGAFLVLGVKLQSFSFIGLLFGVFTLIFGTNAVILTGRMRGIVNAKEVVFSKQLSKVVFACFGLILISRLPAAPYPALAVLWVLLLATGCLKMLESFTASKTAFALPPVTFRNILLLNLPIVAFAESWLFDVHLDHYQWIGIFFIMLSALSAIFSGEKRLKAL; encoded by the coding sequence GTGGTTCGGGGGCTGATCTGGGGAATCTCTACTTGCTTTGTTTTTAGCTTCTATATTGTCTTGTCTAAATATCTTCTTGCGCACTTTTCTGCGCCATGGTTGTTGCTTGCTTCAGGTGTTGGAATTGTTGCCTTAATTCCCTCTGTTGTCAAGCGATCTAATGTCTATAAAAGCTGGGATCATAAGCAGTGGAGGCTGGTCATTTTAATGGCTTTATTGAGTGGGTTGTATAATTTTTCTATCCTGCTCAGCATCAATTATTTGCCGACATCTATTGCGACGATGTTTATCGGGCTTTCTTCTGTGACACTGTTGCTCCGAACATGTGGTATTGAAGCAAGGTCGCCCCTGCTCCTAGAGGTTTTGGCTGTCATTTTTGCTGTTGTTGGGGCTTTCCTTGTTTTAGGAGTGAAGCTCCAATCATTTTCCTTTATTGGTTTGTTGTTTGGCGTTTTTACGCTGATATTTGGTACGAATGCCGTCATATTGACCGGCAGAATGCGCGGAATCGTTAATGCAAAAGAAGTTGTCTTCTCCAAGCAGCTCAGTAAGGTAGTTTTTGCGTGTTTTGGGCTGATTTTGATTTCACGATTGCCTGCGGCCCCCTACCCTGCATTGGCAGTGCTCTGGGTGTTGTTGCTTGCTACTGGATGCCTGAAAATGCTAGAGAGTTTTACAGCTTCAAAGACTGCGTTTGCTTTGCCACCGGTGACTTTTAGGAATATATTATTACTTAACTTGCCAATTGTCGCTTTTGCAGAGTCTTGGCTGTTCGATGTTCACCTCGATCACTACCAGTGGATCGGCATATTTTTTATTATGCTTTCTGCTCTCAGTGCGATCTTTTCTGGTGAGAAACGTCTTAAAGCGCTTTGA
- a CDS encoding Nif11-like leader peptide family natural product precursor, whose protein sequence is MTQEQLNAFLVKLEGNRSLQETIRTAKSTEEVVDAAKSAGFAFSANGLNQPSKITEEELEEASGGQFGSYCMCHHKTLCKNDSVDL, encoded by the coding sequence ATGACTCAAGAACAACTCAATGCATTTTTGGTAAAACTCGAAGGCAATAGAAGCCTCCAGGAGACAATCAGAACTGCAAAGTCAACAGAAGAAGTCGTTGATGCGGCGAAATCAGCGGGTTTTGCATTTTCTGCAAACGGCCTCAATCAACCATCGAAAATTACAGAAGAGGAGCTTGAAGAAGCAAGCGGAGGACAGTTTGGATCTTACTGCATGTGTCATCATAAAACTCTCTGCAAAAACGATTCGGTTGACCTCTGA